A genomic window from Camelus ferus isolate YT-003-E chromosome X, BCGSAC_Cfer_1.0, whole genome shotgun sequence includes:
- the LOC102523286 gene encoding LOW QUALITY PROTEIN: elongation factor 1-alpha 1-like (The sequence of the model RefSeq protein was modified relative to this genomic sequence to represent the inferred CDS: inserted 4 bases in 3 codons) gives MGKEKTHINIVVIGHTHSGKSTTTSHLINKCGGIDKRTIEKYKKEAVQMGKGFFKYAWVLDKLKAERECGITXDISLWKFETSKYYMTNIDALGHRDFIKNMITGTSQADCAVLIVAAGVGEFEAGISKNGQTHEHALLAYTLGVKQLIVGVNKMDXIEPPYSQKRYEEIVKEVSIYIKKIGYNPDTVAFVPISDWKGDNTLEPSASMPWFNGWKVTRKDGNASATTLLETLDCILPPTRPTDKPLRLSLQEVYKIGRIGTVPVGRVETGILKPGMVVTFAPVNITTEVKSVEMHHEALSEALPGDNMGFNFKNVFGKDVHHSNVAGDSKNDPPMEVADFTAQVIILNHPGQIXVLDCHTAHIACKFAELKEKTERSGKKLEDGPKFLKSGDAAIVDVVPVKPICVESFPDYPLLGHFAVRDMRQTVAVDVVKAVDKKTAGAGKVTKSAQKAQKAK, from the exons ATGGGAAAGGAGAAGACTCACATCAACATCGTGGTCATCGGACACACACATTCAGGCAAGTCTACCACCACCAGCCATCTGATCAACAAATGTGGTGGCATCGACAAAAGAACCATCGAAAAGTACAAGAAGGAGGCTGTTCAGATGGGAAAGGGCTTCTTCAAGTATGCCTGGGTCTTGGACAAACTGAAGGCAGAACGTGAGTGTGGTATCA ATGATATCTCCCTGTGGAAATTCGAGACCAGCAAGTACTACATGACCAACATTGATGCCCTAGGACACAGAGACTTTATCAAAAACATGATTACAGGCACATCTCAGGCTGACTGTGCTGTCCTGATTGTGGCTGCTGGTGTTGGTGAGTTTGAAGCAGGTATCTCCAAGAATGGGCAGACCCATGAGCATGCCCTTCTGGCTTACACTCTGGGTGTGAAACAGCTAATCGTTGGCGTTAACAAGATGG CCATTGAGCCACCATACAGCCAGAAGAGATACGAGGAAATTGTTAAGGAAGTCAGCATCTACATTAAGAAAATTGGCTACAACCCTGACACAGTAGCATTTGTGCCAATTTCTGACTGGAAGGGTGACAACACGCTGGAGCCAAGTGCTAGCATGCCTTGGTTCAATGGATGGAAAGTCACCCGTAAAGATGGCAACGCCAGTGCAACCACGCTGCTTGAGACTCTGGATTGCATCCTGCCACCAACTCGGCCAACTGACAAGCCCTTGCGTCTCTCCCTCCAGGAAGTCTACAAGATTGGTCGTATTGGTACTGTCCCTGTGGGTCGAGTGGAGACTGGTATTCTCAAACCTGGCATGGTGGTCACCTTTGCTCCAGTCAACATTACAACTGAAGTCAAGTCTGTTGAGATGCACCATGAAGCTTTGAGTGAAGCCCTCCCTGGGGACAACATGGGCTTCAACTTCAAGAACGTGTTTGGCAAGGATGTTCATCACAGCAATGTGGCTGGTGACAGCAAAAATGATCCACCAATGGAAGTAGCTGACTTCACAGCTCAGGTGATTATCTTGAACCATCCAGGCCAGAT AGTGCTAGACTGTCACACAGCTCACATTGCTTGCAAGTTTGCTGAACTGAAGGAGAAGACTGAACGTTCTGGGAAAAAGCTGGAAGATGGCCCCAAGTTCTTGAAATCTGGTGATGCTGCCATTGTTGACGTGGTTCCTGTCAAGCCCATCTGTGTTGAGAGCTTCCCTGACTATCCTCTTCTGGGCCATTTTGCTGTCCGTGACATGAGACAGACAGTTGCTGTGGATGTCGTCAAGGCAGTGGACAAGAAGACAGCTGGAGCTGGCAAGGTGACCAAGTCCGCCCAGAAAGCTCAGAAGGCTAAATGA